CGTAAGCGAGCTCAAAGCCGGACTTCCGGTAGTTCGCCTGCTGCGCCACCACGCCATCGAGTCCGATCACGCGCGGATGCGCATGCGCCATTGCCGCATTCCATATCTTTAGGCCAAGACCGCGGCCGCGCAGATCCGGACGCACGATGTAGAAGCCCAGGAAGGCAAATCGCGCACCGTAGTTGACGCAGGAGACCACCGCGGCAGGCCGCCCGTCGAGCTCGCCGATGAAGAATCCCTCCGGGTCTTCGGCGGCAAAGCAGCTGGCATCGGCGAGACCGGGATTCCAGCCCTCGGCCGCGGCCCAGTCCACTGCGAGCGCGATCTCGTTCGGCCGCATGTGTCTGATGGTGAAGTCGTTCATGGCGAATGATCACCTCGAGCTGGCGTCGGTTGATCCAGCGTAGCGCGCCAGGCTCGCCGCGTCATTCCGGTCGGGACGCGCATTCGCGCCACCGCTGATCCGCAACGATCTCCGTGAAATCAGTTCGCCTGCTTCGGCCGATACGCTGCGAAGAACACGCGCGTGGCGCTGTCGACCACGGTGGCGATCTGTTCGGGCGAGGGCGACGGCTTGGCCTGGAAGATGAACGCCTGGAACAGCGTCGCCTGGCACATCTGCATGAACTGCCAGGCGGCGAGCTGATAATTGTCGATCACGAGCTCGCCGAGCGCGGCGCGTGCCTCGAGATAGGCGGCGAAGCGATCGACCGTGTGGGCGATCACATGAGTGTAGAACCGGCTGCCGAGCTCGGGCATCCGCTCGGCAATCGCCATCACCGTGCGGATCGCCGAGCCGCCGCCGGGCCGGCACAGCAAGCCGACATAGGCGCGGCCGAATTCGGGGAGGGTGATGTCGACGCCACGCTCCGGGTCGAAATTGAAGACGGTCTTGCCCTGCTCGAGCTTCTCCTCCTCGACAATCGCCGCGAACAGCCCGGCCTTGTCGGGAAAATAGACGTAGAGCGTGCCCTTGGAGACCCCGGCGGCGCGGGCGATCTCGCCCATGCTGGCGCCGTCAAAGCCGAGGTCCATGAAGACCTTGCGGGCGCCGTCCAGGATCTGGCGGCGCTTCGATGAGTCCTCCTCGGCGACGATGTGGAGGGGCTTTGGGGGCGATGCAGCCATTGGTTCAGCTTGCTGGGAAAGAACTCAACCCAAATCCGCGGGGGCGGGAATCGAAGCACTATAACTCGCTGTGTCGGATATATATTGACCGAACCGTTCGGTCAATGCTACATTTCGACGCGTGATGACCCGCGGGGCCGAGATTGCGGCGCCGCGGGCGTCGGGATTTTTTTGTGGGGAGGCCAATTATGGCCGCAGCGAGAGACCAGGCCGCGCGCATCGTTCGCACCGAGCCCGAGGCAGGCGCGGATCAGGACATGCGCGAGGTGGCCGCCAATTCCGGCGAGCAAGCCCGGACGCATATTGCCGAGGAGGCCAGGCGCCGCCCGGCCGAGGCGCCGCCCGCGCCTGCGCCCGAGCAGCCAGCCGCGCCGCCCGCGGCCAGCGCGCCGGCGAAACCCGGCAAGCGCAAATTCGTGATGTTCGGCGTGGTCGGCGCGCTCGCGCTCGCCGCTGCGAGCTACGCGACCTATTACCTGATGGTTGGACGGTTCTACGTCTCCACCGACGACGCCTATGTCCGCGCCAACAACACCATGCTCGGTGCACGCGTCGCCGGTCACATCGCCGCGATTCTGCCGGGCGACAACGCGCTGGTACGCGCGGGAGACGTGATCTTCCGGATCGACGACGGCGACTACCGGATCGCGGTCGATGCCGCGCGCACGAAGATTGCGACCCAGCAGGCGACGATCGAGCGCATCGGCCGCCAGGTCGCGGCCGCGGTGAGCGCGGTCGAGCAGGCCGAGGCGCAGCTCGTGTCCGCGCAAGCCGGATTGAAGCGTGCCGACCTCGACTTCGACCGCCAGCAGGCGCTGAGCAACAAGGGCTTTGCCTCGCGCGCCACCTTCGAAGTCTCCGAAGCCGGCCGCGACCAGGGCGCTGCCGCGGTGCGATCGGCGCAGGCGGCCTATGATGCCGCCAAGGACAATGTTGAGGTGACTAAGGCGCAGCAGGCCGAGGCGCGCGCCCAGCTCGCGGAATTGCAGACCCAGCTCGCCAAGGCCGAGCGCGATCTCGATTTCACCAAGGTGCGTGCGCCGGTCGACGGCACCTTCTCCAATCGCCTGGTCAATACCGGCGACTACATCACGGTCGGCCAGCGGCTCGGCAATGTGGTGCCGCTCGACGGCGTCTTCATCGACGCCAACTATAAAGAGACCCAGCTCAAGCGTATCCGTCCCGGCCAGCGGGTGACGATCAAGGTGGACGCCTACGGCTTCCGCAAGTTCACTGGCATCGTCGACAGCATCTCGCCGGCGGCAGGCTCGGTGTTCACGCTATTGCCGCCGGACAACGCCACCGGCAACTTCACCAAGATCGTGCAGCGCCTGCCGGTCCGCATCCGCGTGCCGGGCAGCGTCGCCCGGCAGGGCCTGCTGCGCGCCGGCATGTCGGTCTACACCACCGTCGACACGCGCGAAGGTGCGGCCGATGCCGACAGCGATGCCGATCTCGACTCGCCGATGATGATCCATCCGCAGTGATGGTCCACTGCCATGAGCTTCGATCCAGTCTTGCCCCGAGTAAAGGCGCGCTCCCTCTCCCGCTTGCGGGGGAGGGTTGGGGTGGGGGTGTCTCCGCGAGTCGGACCGCCTGAGTGGAGAGAGCCCCCACCCGCCGCGCTCCGGCGCGCAAGAGCGCTGCCGAGCGCGTCGACCTCCCCCGCAAGGCGGGAGAGGTCGTCCGAATTCGTGGCTTGCTTAAGCGTGAGCTAGCCCATGGCGAACGCGACCACTGCTCCCCCATTGATGACGGCCGCAGCGCCGGCGGCCGATCGTATCCAGCCGAGGCGGCTGTTTGCGTTCATCATCATGGTGTTCGGGATGTTCATGTCGATCCTGGACATCCAGATCGTCTCGGCCTCGCTCACCGAGATCCAGGCCGGCCTGTCGGCGTCTTCGACCGAAGTGTCGTGGGTGCAGACCGCCTATCTGATCGCCGAGGTGATCGCGATCCCGCTGTCCGGCTTCCTGTCGCGCGCGCTCGGCACGCGGCTGTTGTTCGCGATCTCGGCATTCGGCTTCACCTTCTCGAGCCTGTTGTGCGGCTTCGCCACCTCGATCGAGCAGATGATCCTGTGGCGCGCGCTGCAGGGCTTCCTCGGCGCCGGCATGATCCCGACCGTGTTTGCGTCGGCCTACACGATCTTCCCGCGCACCAAGTTCCACATCGTGGCGCCGATCATCGGTCTCGTCGCGACGCTGGCGCCGACGGTCGGCCCGACGGTCGGCGGCTACATCACCGACCTGATGTCGTGGCACTGGCTGTTCTTCATCAACGTCGTGCCCGGCATCGGCATCACCATCGGCGTGCTGGCGCTGATCGATTTCGACCAGCCGAACTTTGCGCTGCTCGATCGCTTCGACTGGTGGGGCCTGATCTTCATGGGCGGCTTCCTCGGCTCGCTCGAATATGTGCTGGAGGAAGGTCCGCAATATGAGTGGCTGCAGGACACCTCGGTCGCGGTCTGCGCCGCGATCGGCTTCGTCTCGGCGATCGCCTTCTTCTGGCGGGTATTGACCGCCGAGGAGCCGATCGTCGATCTCTACGCCTTCGCCAACCGCAACTTCGCGGTCGGCTGCGTGCTGCAATTCTGCATCGGCATCGGGCTCTACGGCCTGACCTACGTCTATCCGCGCTATCTCGCCGAGATCCGCGGCTACAGCGCACTGATGATCGGCGAGACCATGTTCGTCTCGGGCGTGACGATGTTCCTGATGGCGCCGGTGGTCGGCCGGCTGATGCTCAAGGTCGATCTGCGCTACATCATCGCCTTCGGCCTCGTCACCTTCGCGCTCGGCTCCTGGCAGATGACCTCGATCACGCGCGACTACGATTTCTACGAGCTGCTGCTGCCGCAGATCCTGCGCGGCATCGGCATGATGTGCGCGATGGTGCCGACCAACAACATCGCGCTCGCCACGCTGCCGCCGGACCGCGTCAAGAACGCCTCCGGCCTGTTCAACCTGATGCGCAATCTCGGCGGCGCGGTCGGGCTTGCCATCATCAACGAGGTGCTCAACGACCGCACCGACCTGCACATCTCGCGGCTGCACGACCGCGTGACCTGGGGCAACGCCACCGCGGTCGAGACGCTGAACA
The DNA window shown above is from Bradyrhizobium sp. ISRA464 and carries:
- a CDS encoding DHA2 family efflux MFS transporter permease subunit — encoded protein: MANATTAPPLMTAAAPAADRIQPRRLFAFIIMVFGMFMSILDIQIVSASLTEIQAGLSASSTEVSWVQTAYLIAEVIAIPLSGFLSRALGTRLLFAISAFGFTFSSLLCGFATSIEQMILWRALQGFLGAGMIPTVFASAYTIFPRTKFHIVAPIIGLVATLAPTVGPTVGGYITDLMSWHWLFFINVVPGIGITIGVLALIDFDQPNFALLDRFDWWGLIFMGGFLGSLEYVLEEGPQYEWLQDTSVAVCAAIGFVSAIAFFWRVLTAEEPIVDLYAFANRNFAVGCVLQFCIGIGLYGLTYVYPRYLAEIRGYSALMIGETMFVSGVTMFLMAPVVGRLMLKVDLRYIIAFGLVTFALGSWQMTSITRDYDFYELLLPQILRGIGMMCAMVPTNNIALATLPPDRVKNASGLFNLMRNLGGAVGLAIINEVLNDRTDLHISRLHDRVTWGNATAVETLNMLTQRMQGAGDAALMAMKQLSQIVHRQAAVMGYGDAFFMLSLFYVGLSLLVLLVSKPPSMAAGGGDAH
- a CDS encoding HlyD family secretion protein yields the protein MAAARDQAARIVRTEPEAGADQDMREVAANSGEQARTHIAEEARRRPAEAPPAPAPEQPAAPPAASAPAKPGKRKFVMFGVVGALALAAASYATYYLMVGRFYVSTDDAYVRANNTMLGARVAGHIAAILPGDNALVRAGDVIFRIDDGDYRIAVDAARTKIATQQATIERIGRQVAAAVSAVEQAEAQLVSAQAGLKRADLDFDRQQALSNKGFASRATFEVSEAGRDQGAAAVRSAQAAYDAAKDNVEVTKAQQAEARAQLAELQTQLAKAERDLDFTKVRAPVDGTFSNRLVNTGDYITVGQRLGNVVPLDGVFIDANYKETQLKRIRPGQRVTIKVDAYGFRKFTGIVDSISPAAGSVFTLLPPDNATGNFTKIVQRLPVRIRVPGSVARQGLLRAGMSVYTTVDTREGAADADSDADLDSPMMIHPQ
- a CDS encoding TetR/AcrR family transcriptional regulator, translated to MAASPPKPLHIVAEEDSSKRRQILDGARKVFMDLGFDGASMGEIARAAGVSKGTLYVYFPDKAGLFAAIVEEEKLEQGKTVFNFDPERGVDITLPEFGRAYVGLLCRPGGGSAIRTVMAIAERMPELGSRFYTHVIAHTVDRFAAYLEARAALGELVIDNYQLAAWQFMQMCQATLFQAFIFQAKPSPSPEQIATVVDSATRVFFAAYRPKQAN